The sequence AAGAAGGAAATCAGGCCATGGGATATCAGAATAGCATTTTTCAGCAGATTCTTCAAAGCATACCGAGATATGAATTTGAAAAATCAGTAAGAAAACACAATGGAGATTTTGCTTCCAAAGGATTTACCTGCTGGGAACAGTTTGTTTCCATGATATTTGCTCAGTTATCGGGACAAACAGGACTTCGAGGTATAGAAACGACAATGGAATCTATGCGGCAATCTCTTTATCATCTGGGAGTGAAACAAGTTAAGCGCTCAACATTGTCGTATGCGAATAACAATCGGCCATCTACCATCTATGAAAACGTTTTTTCAGACCTTCTGGAAAAAATACTGTCAATGGAACGACGCCATAAGCATAAATTCAAGAACCCGCTTTACAGCGTAGATGCTACAACAATTGATCTGTGTCTCAGCTTGTTTCCCTGGGCTGATTTCAGAAAACGAAAAGGCGGCATCAAGTTGAATGTGAAGCTGGATCACAAAGGATACATTCCGACATTTATTTCGATGACCACAGCAAAGATACATGAACTGAAATCGTTAAAAGAAATGGAGTTCAACCCCGGGGATGTAATAACCTTCGACAGAGGCTATACAGATTTTAAATTATTCGCAAATTATTGTACTAAAGGCATTTATTTCGTTACCAGACAGAAAAAGAATGCCGATTACTCAGTCGTTATCACACCAGCAAGAAATGTCCTTTAAAGCTGCGCCGAATTCGGTCGAAAGATCCAGAAACTGGAAAATATGTTGTCATTCTCACAAATAATTTTGTTTGGTCACCGACTACAATATCTGCCATATATAAAGACCGTTGGCAGATTGAAATATTTTTTAAAACCATAAAGCAGAATTTAAAAATAAAGAAGTTTTTCGGGACATCCAGAAATG comes from Sediminispirochaeta bajacaliforniensis DSM 16054 and encodes:
- a CDS encoding IS4 family transposase translates to MGYQNSIFQQILQSIPRYEFEKSVRKHNGDFASKGFTCWEQFVSMIFAQLSGQTGLRGIETTMESMRQSLYHLGVKQVKRSTLSYANNNRPSTIYENVFSDLLEKILSMERRHKHKFKNPLYSVDATTIDLCLSLFPWADFRKRKGGIKLNVKLDHKGYIPTFISMTTAKIHELKSLKEMEFNPGDVITFDRGYTDFKLFANYCTKGIYFVTRQKKNADYSVVITPARNVL